From Rutidosis leptorrhynchoides isolate AG116_Rl617_1_P2 chromosome 3, CSIRO_AGI_Rlap_v1, whole genome shotgun sequence, a single genomic window includes:
- the LOC139896644 gene encoding mannitol dehydrogenase-like produces the protein MAKSHETEHPIKSYGYAARDTSGTLTPFTFSRRATGEKDVRFKVLYCGICHTDLHNIKNEMGMTQYPIVPGHEIVGVVTEVGTKVEKFKVGDKVGVGCLVGSCGSCGGCVYDSENFCPGAVLTYGATDADGTITYGGYSDHMISNEKFVLRWPENLPLDSGAPLLCAGITTYSPLRFHGLDKPGMKVGVVGLGGLGHVAVKMAKAFGAEVTVFSTSMSKKEEALEVLKADHFINSKDEQQMQAAMWSLDGIIDTVSSNHPIAPLIAALKPHGKLIIHGVPEKPLEIPAFSLLTGNKVVAGSMIGGLKETQEMLDFAAEHGITANIELIPIDYVNTAMERLAKADVRYRFVIDVAKSLKPE, from the exons ATGGCGAAATCACACGAAACAGAGCATCCAATCAAGTCCTATGGTTATGCTGCTCGTGACACCTCAGGAACATTGACTCCATTCACCTTTTCCAGAAG GGCTACAGGGGAGAAGGATGTTCGTTTCAAAGTATTGTACTGTGGAATCTGCCATACCGATCTTCACAATATCAAGAACGAAATGGGCATGACCCAGTACCCGATTGTCCCTGGGCATGAGATTGTGGGTGTGGTTACAGAAGTTGGCACCAAAGTTGAAAAGTTTAAGGTTGGCGACAAAGTTGGAGTTGGGTGCTTGGTGGGTTCATGCGGATCATGTGGAGGTTGTGTATATGATAGCGAAAACTTTTGCCCTGGGGCTGTTCTCACTTACGGTGCTACCGATGCCGATGGCACCATCACATACGGTGGGTATTCTGATCACATGATTTCAAACGAGAAATTTGTCCTTCGTTGGCCTGAAAATTTGCCTCTTGATTCTGGTGCCCCGTTGTTATGTGCCGGGATCACAACTTACAGTCCCTTAAGATTCCATGGTCTTGACAAGCCTGGTATGAAAGTCGGTGTGGTTGGTCTCGGTGGGCTCGGTCATGTTGCTGTGAAGATGGCTAAGGCTTTCGGTGCGGAAGTTACTGTTTTTAGCACTTCTATGTCTAAGAAGGAAGAAGCACTTGAAGTACTTAAAGCCGATCACTTTATTAACAGCAAAGATGAACAACAGATGCag GCTGCTATGTGGTCGCTCGATGGTATCATCGATACCGTGTCTTCAAACCATCCGATTGCGCCGTTAATTGCTGCACTAAAACCACATGGAAAACTCATTATTCATGGTGTACCAGAGAAGCCATTGGAGATACCAGCATTTTCTTTGCTTACAG GGAATAAGGTAGTTGCTGGAAGTATGATTGGAGGACTTAAAGAGACTCAAGAGATGCTTGACTTTGCAGCAGAGCATGGCATAACTGCAAATATAGAGCTTATTCCCATCGACTACGTCAACACTGCGATGGAGAGGCTTGCAAAGGCTGATGTGAGATACCGTTTTGTGATCGACGTGGCCAAATCTCTCAAACCCGAATAG